Genomic window (Deltaproteobacteria bacterium):
TGGAAGCGAGGTGCGCGGCCGGCATCGGAGAAACTGGAGGTTCGGTCGGCGGATTCAACCGGCGCTGCAATGGAGAATGGCGCGGAGCGAAAATCTAAATAATCAAGCTGGATAGCGACAATCGCGATCAGGCGTCGTTCTGCACTTACCTGCGCGCCCGGCGACGTCGCCACAGCGCTCGAAGCACCAGCCAGCCCGGGATCAGGATCACCAGCCAGGGCGTCAGCGCCACGGCGAAGTTCACCAGACCGCCCGTGAGCGCCATGATCCCGCGCACGCTGCCCTTGAAGCGCGGCCCGGCGTTCTCCAACGCCGACACCAGCGGCGAGAACACGCTGTCGGGCGGCACGACCTGCTGCGTGACCTCCTGATACATCGACACGCGCAGCGTGGACAGCGAGATCCGGTCGTCGAGCCCGCGCAGCGAGCCCTGCATCGACTCGATCTCCAGACGCAGCCGCGCCAGCTCGCGTTCCACGTCGAGCAGGTCCTTGAACTGGTAGCTCTTGTCCTGAATGAGCTGTTCGAGCCGCGCGGCCAGCGCCTCCTGCGTCTTGATGCGCCGGTCGAGATCGACGTACTGGTCCGTCACGTCGGTGACGTCGAACCCTTCTTCCTCCACGTGGCCGAGCGCGCGAACCTTTTCAACGAAGGACAAAAACCCGCTCGCGGGAATTCGCAGTGTCACGTCGGTGTTCTTCGCGCTCGTGTAGCTTTGCGCGTTGACGTTCGACACGAATCCGCCCGCCGCAGCGGCCATCTGCTCCAGCGACGCGCGCGCGGCGTCCACGTCCTTCACCTTCACGCGCATGTGGCCGTCGCGGATGAGCTTGCGTCCCTGGAGCGCGACGTTCTCGGCAACCTGCCCTTCGCCGCCCGCGCTGACGCCGCCCATGCCTTCGCCGGTGGCGTCCTTGACGAGGAGATCCGCGGGTTTGCTCTCGGCCGCCCCCGTCGGGGCCATCTCGGCGAGCATGGGCTCCGCGGGCGGCCCGCCGGCAACGTCGAATTTCTGGCACGAAACGGCCACGGCGAGCATTGCGCACAGGGCGAGAATGGCGAGCAAAGGGCGGCGCGTCATGACCGGCTCCGGGACGAGAGGGCTCGATCATAGGAGAAACGCGCCCGGCCGGAAATGTTCCCGCGGTACGGGGCTCGGCCGAAGGTTTCACAGGCTCGACTCTGACGGGCCGCGGACATCCTCGAATTCCGTGTCGTGTCTCCGGACTCCCATTCTTTGCTCCACGTAGCTCATTCGTGGTCTGCGCGGGGCACACCTCGGCGAAACTCGGACCGGTCAATCCCGGGCAGGCGATCTACGCCCTCACCAACCCGATCTGGGTGGACATCGACGACAACGGCGTCTTCGACCCGCCGGGGCTGCCGGTGGTGGATTGATTCCGTAAGCGGACGCTTACGTCGATCGAGCCGCGACCATGGTGCCCGACAGAGCTGCGACCGCGAGGGAGCGGTTCGCGGACTGAAGTAGTATGCCGTATCGACGTGACCAACCCTCTCCACCCGACGACGGTCGGTTGGATTTGACCGATTCGTTTGCGAAGGTATGACCGCTCCCTCACGGTCGCGGCGCTGTCGTCGCGACGCGGCACGCGTCAGCGCGACCAACAACCAAAAACCCCGCAGCGTGTTCTCGCCCCCCCCCGCTACACGATCAATTTCACGGCCTCAAGCACGGCTTGGATCGTTTCGAGCAGGTCGATCAGCGCGGCGGGCATGTCGAGATTCGCAAGCAGGTCCGCCGGCAGGCCGAGGCCGGCGACAAGCTCCTTCACGTCCGTCTCCTGCAAAATGCCGGGGATGCCGAACGTGCCTTCGAGTTTGAGCAGATTTTTGGGAATCAGGTCGTCGGATTGGTCGTCGATTTCGGCCATGATCGCGTTGATCCCCGCGATGAGGTCGTCGATCCCCGCGATGATCTCGTCGATCGCGTCGTCGGCCTCGGATTTCGTCGCCCGCTGCGCGAACGCACGATGCGCGTCGCGGATCGCCGCAAACCACCCCGCCGCGCCGTGCGGAAGCGCGAACGACTTTTCGCCGCCACCCAGCAGCGCGAGGCCGCCCGACAGAACGTGCGCGACGGCGTCCACGAGATACGCTTCGCCCAGATCGTATTCGCGCTTGCCCACCGCGTTGTGGCCGCCCGACTCGATGATGAGCAGCCGTTCGAGCCGCGACGAAAATTCCGCGTTCGCCTCGGCGCCCGCCATGCGCGCCGACACCGATTGCAACACCGGTCGCTGCGTGGCGATCCACGCGATCACGCCGTCCATGTCCGTCTCGCCCACGTATTCCTTGTCGAGCTGTTGCACGACGCCCACGCCCACCCGCACCGTGTCCACCAGTGCGTCGAAGAACAGCGCCTCGCTGTCGGCGGGGTTCGCGCCCAGCGCCTCGGCGAACGAGCCCTTGGCGCGGTCGAAGTTGCCGCGCGCCAAATGAAACTTGCCGCACGTCGAGCCCTCGCATGGGATTGGATGCTCGACGTAGGTCTCGTCGGCCTTGCGGATCGTGGCCCGCGCGAGGACGCGCTCGCGCCCGATCTCCTCGCGCGCGGTCGCGGCCAACAGAAACGCGCCGATGCCGTACGAGACGTTTTCGCCCTTCATCACCTGGTTGTAGTACGCCAGGTCGCCCGGCGAGGTGCCGTACGACACGCCCAGCAGCAGCGTGTCCTGCGCCGCATCCTCGGCGATCTCGCGCATCGCGCCCGCGATCCAGCGCTCGATCCAGTCGATCGACGCGGCGCGGTCGGTGCGTCCGTCGCGCACCGCCGTGGCGAGGCCGTAGGCGAACAGCAGCCCCGCGCTCGTCTCCTGGTACGACGACGCCGCGTTCACGATCGTGTGGAAGCGCCCGTCGGGCGGCGTCGCGGCGACGATCGACGCGCGCATGGCGTCGAGATCCGCTTCGAGGTCGAACTCCAGATCGGCGCGCGCGGATTCGGGCAGGCGCGCGGCGGCGATGTTCTGCGCGGCAAAGACCCAGCCGTTGCCGCGCCCCCAGAAGAGCGCCTCGGAGGGCGCGACCTCGCCCGTGTCGTCGTCGTAGCGGTGGCGGTAGAGCCCCGTCGCGTCGTCGCGCAGATGCTTGCGAAAGACGTTGAGCTGGTGTGCGTATTCGCGCGCGGGGGCATCGTCGCCCACGGCGTCGGCGTAGTCCATCAGAAACGGCCCGATCATGAACAACGAGTCGATCCACAGCTCGTTGCCGCTGATCCAGCCCAGGTGGTTGAGTCCGCCGTCGCTCGTGCGTCCGGCCTTGTTTTCGATGTAATCCCACGCGTCGTCGCCCACGGCGAGGTAGCGGTCGTCGCCGGTCGCGCGCCACGCGAGCAGGGCGACGGCGGCCGGCACGGCGGTGTCGGAGCTGGCGATGGTGTAGCCCGCGTCGATGTGGTGATCGAGCCAGGCGAGGGCGTAGTCGGCGTATGACGCGTCGCCGGTGACGCGCGACAGATCCATCAGGCCCATCATCAGCACGGCGGCGTCCCAACTCCACGCGAGCGCCGCCGGGTCATGGTACGCGGTCCACGAGTCGGCGAGCGCGACCGCCGTCGCCGGAACCTCGTCCTCGGTCGCCGCGTCATCGTCGTCGCCGACCACGTCGGGCGATTCCCACTCGCTCGGTTCGCCGCCCTCGTCGCACCCAGCGACGGCGAACGCCGCGACAAGGGTAAACAGGACGGCGAGGACAATGACCCACGGACGGAGCATGCGTTCCCCCGGTTGGGCGGTCGGTGACCGGACGGGCATCAGGTTAGCACCGCGACGCGGAAAGTCTCAACCGCATCGTCGCCGGATTTCCCGGGACCAGATTCGAAACACGTGGCGCAATGGAACGGCCGACCCCGAATCGCTTCGGGACCGGCCGTCGGGAAAATTCGATGGATTTGCGCGACGCGCTAGAAGTAGCACATCGTGTCGGTCAGGCAGGTCGGAGGATCGACGAGATCGCAGCAGACCAGACCAAGGCAACATTCGCCCATTCCCGGCGTGCAGTAGCTTTCCTGGGGGAGGCATTCATAGCCGCTGTCGTCATCACCCGCGTCGTCGTCCGCGCTCCCGCCGCAGTCCTCCGCGCAATCGCCGTTCACGGCGCCGCCATAGCAGTTCAGCAGATTGATGTAGTTCTCGTTCGCCTGACACTCGGCGGATGTGGACGAGGTGGACACGCACGTCACGCACGCGTCGTCCCCGCCGCAGGCATCGAACTCGGCGCAGCACTCGGAATTGACGCAGGAATTGCACCCGCCGTCCGACTCGTCCTCGAACGCGGGTTCGCCGCACCATTCGTCGCCGCCGCCCGAACCGCCGTCGTCGTCGTTATCGTCATCGTCGTCTCCGCATGAGCATCCCTGATAAGCGAACGCGGCGATCACGATCGCGACCGCAAACCCAAAAACGTTCCACGCCATGCAAACGCCCTTTCCCCGAGAGAAGTGAGACCTGTCACTCCCGTTTACCAGACGCGGGAGCCGCGGTCCATCCTCGGACAGCCCGTCCCGCCCGAATATTTCTGACACAAACTGCCACTTGACACGGCGTGACGCCAAATCGACATTGGCCGCCATCGACCTCGGAGTTGCACATGAATATTCGATCGATCCCGTTGATGGTGGTGCTGGCGTGGATGTTGCTTTTTCCCGGCTGCCGGGGCGACGATTCGCCTTCGTCGGACTCGGGCGCAACCGGAGATGATGACGACACGGATGACGACGTGAGCGACGACGATCTCGCCGACGATGACGCCGATGACGATGCGGCCGACGATGACGACACGGGCGACGACGATACCGAAATCCCGCCCGATCCGATCGATCCCGGACCGCACGCTTTTGCCTTCACGGACGTCACGTTCTTCGATCCGAGTTCGAACGACGACCAGCCGATCCGCGTGTACTACCCGTCGGCGGACGGCGGCGCGTCGGTGGACGATGCCGACGGCCCGTGCCCCGTGGTCATCTTCGGGCCGGGCTTCAGCGCGCCGATGAGTCTGTACTTTTCCTACGGCGAGCACCTCGCCACGCACGGCTTCGTCGTCATTTTCCGCAACAGCTACGTCATTGCGCATCAGGCGCTTTCGGTGACCACTTCGGCGCTGATCGACTGGGCCGAGGCCGAGGCGCAAGACGCCGGCTCGCTCTTCTTCGAAAAAATCGACCCGGCGCGCATCGGCACGTCGGGGCATTCGATGGGCGGGAAGATTGCCTTGCTCGCGGCGCATGACGATCCGCGCGTGACGGCGGCGGGAACGGTGGACCCGGTGGACACGAGCCCGCTGCCGGGCCCGGCGTACCCGTCCGTGACGCCCGAGCTCATGCCCGCGATCACGATTCCCACGCTGCTGATCGGCGGTTCCGACGGCGGACCCTGCGCGCCGGCAAACGGCAACTACCACGAGTACTTCACGGTCGCGAACGCGCCCGCCATCGAGATTCGCATCGAGCTAAGCGGCCACGTCACGTTCTGCGATCTGCCCGACGCGATCATCGACCTCGCCGGCATCATCTGCCCCACGGGCGGCGCCGAGGACTACGAGTTGATACGCGCGCTCTCGCGCCGATATCTGACGGCGTTCTTCAAATTCCGTTTGAACGGCGAGGCCGGATACGATTACTATGTCACCGGCGGCGGCATCATGGACGACGTGAACGCCGGGCTGGTCGCGGTCGACGTGAAGGAGTAAGCAGGAGCGTTCGCAAGGAGGCCGCCACATGAAACCACGCCCCGTCACGCGCGAGCGAAAGAAGGCCCGGACCCGCGACGCGATCTTTCGCGCGGCGGTGGAACTCGCCGAGCGTCACGGCTTCGACTGCACGAGCATCGACGACATCGCCATCGCGGCGGACATCTCGCCACGCACGTTCTTCCGATATTTCCCGGCCAAGGACCACGTGATGTTCCCCTACCACGCGGACTACGTGGCGCGGTTCCGCGAGTTGTTGCGCCGATCGTCCACCGGCGGCGATCCGATGGCCGCGGTGCGCGCGGTGCTGGGCGAAATGGCCGACGCCTACACGGCCGCGCGCGCCGACCACGTGCGCCTCTCGCGGATCATCTCGAACTCGACCGCGCTCGTCGCTCGAAGTGTCGTGCTCGACGCGGACTGGGAAACGGCCATCGCCGCCGCCTTCGCCGGTCGAGGCCGCGTGAGCGCCGCCCGCGCCCGCGACGCGGCACTGCGTGCCGGCATCGTCATGGGCGCCGTCAGCGCCGTGATGCGCGCGTGGTACGCGGGCGAGGGCAAAGGCGACCTGCGCGCGATGGGCGCCGCCGCTCTCGATCTCGTCGAGCGTGGACTGGGGACGCGTTGATCGTCGGCCAACGCAAGAGAAGCGACGGCACCCGCGGCGCGGACACGAAATGGGAAAATGCCCGAACCCGCGTACGGGTTCGGGCTTCGAACCGGAGTGCGTGACCCTTCTAGACCTTCAGGCTGATCGTCGCCGCGGTTGTCTCGATCTTGATGTTCTTGCGGTAGTCCTCCGCTTTCTCGTTGCGAAGCTTCTCCATTTCGGATTCGAACTCGTCCCGATCGATCTTGCCGTCGCCGTTCGCGTCCAGACGTTCGAACAGCTCGGCGGCGTCGGGCGCGCCTTCGGGCTTTTCGCCCAGAGCCGCCAGCGCGTTGGCGAGTTCGTCCTGCGTGACCGTTCCGTCTTCGTCCTCGTCGGCATCCGAGAACAACTGGGCGGCGTCGGGCGGCGGGCCCATGGGCGGCGAGCCCATGGGCGGCGACCCGCCCGCGCTGCCGCGAACCGCGTTCAGGAACGTCTTGACCCCGCTCGCGTACTCGTCTTCGCCGAGCGACCCGTCGCCGTCCGTGTCCATGTCGGACATGAGCGACGCCACGTCCACCACAGCGCTCGCCGAGCCGTGTCTCGACGCCGCCTCGGAGATTTCCGCCGACAACTCGTCCTCGTCGATCTTGCCGTCGCCGTTCGCGTCGATTTTTTTGAACAGATCCTTGGGATCGAGGCGTCCCGCCTCGGGGCCGCGCATCCCTCCGGTTGCCGCGATTCCGGTCATGCCGGTCCGCGAAGTCACCATATCTTGCCGCCTCGTCTCCGGTTGACGGCGTCCAGTGCCGATAGGGCCCGTTCCCTCGGAATTCAGATCCGTCACTCTTGCCGTACTTATCGAGCGCCATCAACAAAAACTGTGTCGCAATCTTGTATCGGATTGTGAACGCGGCGTTGGGGATACCGTCGGTGACGAACGGATACATTCAGATTGTTGCCAAGCCCCTCCACATCCGTGTATCCCGCCGGGTGATGCGCATCGCGGAGTCCTGACGCGCATCGCGGAGTCCATCGTCATGACGCCGGACGGCATGCCCCGAATCCTTCTCGTCGAGGACGACGCCAGACTGGCGGACGTGGTCGCCGAATATCTGCGTTCTCACGGCATGGAGGTCGCCATCGAGGCGCGCGGCGACCGGGCTGTCACCCGCATCGTCGACGAATGTCCCGACCTCGTGATTCTCGACATCATGTTGCCGGGACTCGACGGCTTCACCGTCTGTCGCCGCGTGCGCCCCGAATTCGCCGGGCCCATTCTCATGATGACCGCGCGCGGCGACGAGGTGGATGAGATCGTCGGGCTCGAAATCGGCGCCGACGACTATCTCGCCAAGCCCGTGCAGCCGCGGCGCCTCCTCACGCGAATCCTCACGCTGCTGCGCCGCGCGACGCGCGCCGACGGCCCTTGGCCGCCGCCCCGCGACGACCACCCGCGCATCGTTCTGGGCGATCTGGTGGTGGATCCGCGATGTCGATCCGCCCACCTCGCCGGACGCGAAGTCGATCTGACCACCGCGGAGTTCGATCTCCTGCACCTGCTCGCGAGTCACGCGGGGGACGTGGTCTCGCGCGACCGCATCTATACCGTGCTGCGCGGCATCGACTACGACGGTCTCGACCGGTCCGCCGACCTGCGCGTCGCGCGCCTGAGAAAAAAACTCGGCGACGACGCCCGCCAACCCGCGCTCATCAAATCGGTGCGCGGCGCGGGCTACCTGATGGCGAAACGGACGTGACGGGACTGTTCGCCCGGATCTGGATCGGCATCCTCGCGGCGCTCGCGATCTCCGCCTCGGTATCGGGTTTCGCCATGAAGTCGCTCATGGACCGCGACCGGGCGGCGTTCGTTCCGGAACGGGCGGCGATGGACCTGATGCGCCGGAAATTCGAGAGCGCCCCTCCGGACGCATGGCCGGACATCCTGCGTGAATCGCGCGCGGCGCTGCCGTTCGAACTCGAGCTGATTCCGACATCCTCGGTGCCTCCCGGCCCCGCGGCCGATCGTGTCCGCGCGGGAGACGCGGCCTCCATGGCGGATGGCGGCGGCATTCGGGTGTTCGTTCCGATCGGAGCGGGCGATTTGGTTCTCGTCGCGGGGCCGATTCTGCCGCCGCACCGTCCCGACATGACGCATTTTCTCGCGTCGATCGCGGTGACGATTCCCATCGCGGCCGCGGTCGGGTTCGCTCTCGCGTTCCCCGTCGTTCGGCGACTGCGCGTGCTCGAGCGTGCGGCGGTCCGCATTGCCGACGGCGATTTGTCGGCCCGGGCGGACATTGTCTCGTCCGACGCGCTGGGCAGGCTGGCGTCCCGCTTCAACACGATGGCCGACGAAATCCAGCGTCTGCTCGAGAGCCAGCGCCACCTGCTGGCCGCCGTCTCCCACGAACTGCGGACTCCCATCTCCCGCATTCACTTCAGTCTCGAGATGCTCGCGGCGTCCTCCAACGACCCCGCCCGGATCGCCGCGATCGAGACGGAGCTGGGCGAACTCGAACGCCTGATCGGGGAGTTGTTGCTGTTTTGCCGACTCGACGCGACGCGCCAGCAATTGAGTGTCGAATCGTTCGATGCCGGGCGCGTCCTGGCCGAACTCATCGCGCCCGATGACAACAGTCCCGTGGGGCGCGGCGAAACGGCGCGCGAGGTCAACCTCGAGATGGCCGGGAACGGCGATTTTCGGATCACCGCGAACCGCCGCCTGTTCGAACGCGCCGTGCGCAACGTGCTCGACAACGCGCGACGGCACGCGACGCGGCAAGTCCGGGTGCGTGTCGAGCGGGCGGAAACGAGCGTCATCGTGGAAATCGAGGACGACGGCCCGGGGATCGCCCCCGACGACCGCCGAAGAGTTTTCGATCCCTTCGTGCGCCTCGACGACAGCCGCAGCCGGGATCTGGGCGGCGTCGGGCTGGGCCTCGCCATCGTTCAGAGGATCATGGACGCGCACGGCGGCACGGCCGAAGTCGTCGATCGGGACGCACCCGGCGCGTGCCTCCGGTTGCGCTGGCCCTCCGGATAGTTCCCATCCTCGCGCATCTCCCGACGTCAGACTTGCCGGACGTTCAGGACCTTCAAGTCGGCCCCCTGGGACGGTTCGGATCTTGCCCTTCGCTTGAGACTGATCTATAATCGAATCAGGATATTGATCGGAATATGGAGTCGAATATGAAGGATCTCATCGTGTCCCAGGACATTTATGCCATTGCGGAATTCAAGAAACATGCGTCACGGCTGTTTCGGCAGGTCCATGACGACAAGAGACCCGTCCTGGTCACGCAAAACGGCACACCGGTAGGCGTGGTCATTCCACCCGAGGAGTACGACCGGATCGTGGAGCGGGCGCGTTTCATGGAAGCGGTCGAGCGCGGTCTGCGCGAAGCCGACGCCGGACTGCTGATGTCGCCCGAAGAGGTCGATCGCGAGCTCGACCGCGAATTCGGTCCCCTCAAGCGCGGGCGGCGGACGTGAACGTCGTATGGACGCCGGGCGCCGTACAGGCTCTCCGGGACGTCGCGCGGTACATCGGTCGGGACAACCCGGTCGTTGCCCGCCGATTCGCCGCGAAACTCCGGCGCCGTGCGGATTCCCTGGCCCGATTTCCGAAGCGGGGCCGCGTTATTCCAGAGTACGGGCGCGACGATCTCCGCGAACTCATCGAGGGAAACTACCGGATCGCCTATCGCGTTCTCGGTAAATCCGTCGAAATCCTGGCGATCACAGAAGGGCACAGACTTCTCGGCGTGTTCCCGTCCGTCGACTAAACCCCCCTTGCCCGCCAACGGCGATTCGTGTACCCACGCCGCGTGGAGATTCGCCGATGACACAAAACCGCCTCTTCGCTCCGATCCTCTTTGCCGTGTGCGTACTCGCGCTCGGCGCGTGCTCCAAGTTGAAGACCGCGTCGTCGCCCGACGCGCCGCCCACCGACGCCGAGTGGAAAGACGGCTACAAGGTGCTTTTCGTCGGCGACACGGATTTCGGCGAGAGCTACCGAAAGCTCGACGACGACATCCTCAAGCACGGCTACGATTTCGGATTCGAGAAGGTGAAGCCGTTTCTCGACGCCGCGGATCTGGTGATCGCCAATCTCGAAACGCCGATTTGCGACCCCGCCGCCGCCGAGTCGC
Coding sequences:
- a CDS encoding DUF4349 domain-containing protein, producing the protein MTRRPLLAILALCAMLAVAVSCQKFDVAGGPPAEPMLAEMAPTGAAESKPADLLVKDATGEGMGGVSAGGEGQVAENVALQGRKLIRDGHMRVKVKDVDAARASLEQMAAAAGGFVSNVNAQSYTSAKNTDVTLRIPASGFLSFVEKVRALGHVEEEGFDVTDVTDQYVDLDRRIKTQEALAARLEQLIQDKSYQFKDLLDVERELARLRLEIESMQGSLRGLDDRISLSTLRVSMYQEVTQQVVPPDSVFSPLVSALENAGPRFKGSVRGIMALTGGLVNFAVALTPWLVILIPGWLVLRALWRRRRARR
- a CDS encoding glycoside hydrolase family 88 protein, producing MLRPWVIVLAVLFTLVAAFAVAGCDEGGEPSEWESPDVVGDDDDAATEDEVPATAVALADSWTAYHDPAALAWSWDAAVLMMGLMDLSRVTGDASYADYALAWLDHHIDAGYTIASSDTAVPAAVALLAWRATGDDRYLAVGDDAWDYIENKAGRTSDGGLNHLGWISGNELWIDSLFMIGPFLMDYADAVGDDAPAREYAHQLNVFRKHLRDDATGLYRHRYDDDTGEVAPSEALFWGRGNGWVFAAQNIAAARLPESARADLEFDLEADLDAMRASIVAATPPDGRFHTIVNAASSYQETSAGLLFAYGLATAVRDGRTDRAASIDWIERWIAGAMREIAEDAAQDTLLLGVSYGTSPGDLAYYNQVMKGENVSYGIGAFLLAATAREEIGRERVLARATIRKADETYVEHPIPCEGSTCGKFHLARGNFDRAKGSFAEALGANPADSEALFFDALVDTVRVGVGVVQQLDKEYVGETDMDGVIAWIATQRPVLQSVSARMAGAEANAEFSSRLERLLIIESGGHNAVGKREYDLGEAYLVDAVAHVLSGGLALLGGGEKSFALPHGAAGWFAAIRDAHRAFAQRATKSEADDAIDEIIAGIDDLIAGINAIMAEIDDQSDDLIPKNLLKLEGTFGIPGILQETDVKELVAGLGLPADLLANLDMPAALIDLLETIQAVLEAVKLIV
- a CDS encoding TetR family transcriptional regulator, with protein sequence MKPRPVTRERKKARTRDAIFRAAVELAERHGFDCTSIDDIAIAADISPRTFFRYFPAKDHVMFPYHADYVARFRELLRRSSTGGDPMAAVRAVLGEMADAYTAARADHVRLSRIISNSTALVARSVVLDADWETAIAAAFAGRGRVSAARARDAALRAGIVMGAVSAVMRAWYAGEGKGDLRAMGAAALDLVERGLGTR
- a CDS encoding EF-hand domain-containing protein; this encodes MTGIAATGGMRGPEAGRLDPKDLFKKIDANGDGKIDEDELSAEISEAASRHGSASAVVDVASLMSDMDTDGDGSLGEDEYASGVKTFLNAVRGSAGGSPPMGSPPMGPPPDAAQLFSDADEDEDGTVTQDELANALAALGEKPEGAPDAAELFERLDANGDGKIDRDEFESEMEKLRNEKAEDYRKNIKIETTAATISLKV
- a CDS encoding response regulator — translated: MTPDGMPRILLVEDDARLADVVAEYLRSHGMEVAIEARGDRAVTRIVDECPDLVILDIMLPGLDGFTVCRRVRPEFAGPILMMTARGDEVDEIVGLEIGADDYLAKPVQPRRLLTRILTLLRRATRADGPWPPPRDDHPRIVLGDLVVDPRCRSAHLAGREVDLTTAEFDLLHLLASHAGDVVSRDRIYTVLRGIDYDGLDRSADLRVARLRKKLGDDARQPALIKSVRGAGYLMAKRT
- a CDS encoding HAMP domain-containing protein yields the protein MTGLFARIWIGILAALAISASVSGFAMKSLMDRDRAAFVPERAAMDLMRRKFESAPPDAWPDILRESRAALPFELELIPTSSVPPGPAADRVRAGDAASMADGGGIRVFVPIGAGDLVLVAGPILPPHRPDMTHFLASIAVTIPIAAAVGFALAFPVVRRLRVLERAAVRIADGDLSARADIVSSDALGRLASRFNTMADEIQRLLESQRHLLAAVSHELRTPISRIHFSLEMLAASSNDPARIAAIETELGELERLIGELLLFCRLDATRQQLSVESFDAGRVLAELIAPDDNSPVGRGETAREVNLEMAGNGDFRITANRRLFERAVRNVLDNARRHATRQVRVRVERAETSVIVEIEDDGPGIAPDDRRRVFDPFVRLDDSRSRDLGGVGLGLAIVQRIMDAHGGTAEVVDRDAPGACLRLRWPSG
- a CDS encoding type II toxin-antitoxin system Phd/YefM family antitoxin, whose translation is MKDLIVSQDIYAIAEFKKHASRLFRQVHDDKRPVLVTQNGTPVGVVIPPEEYDRIVERARFMEAVERGLREADAGLLMSPEEVDRELDREFGPLKRGRRT
- a CDS encoding type II toxin-antitoxin system RelE/ParE family toxin, with the protein product MNVVWTPGAVQALRDVARYIGRDNPVVARRFAAKLRRRADSLARFPKRGRVIPEYGRDDLRELIEGNYRIAYRVLGKSVEILAITEGHRLLGVFPSVD